A window of Nodularia sp. LEGE 06071 contains these coding sequences:
- a CDS encoding sugar phosphate nucleotidyltransferase: MKAMILAAGKGTRVRPITYTIPKPMIPILQKPVMEFLLELLRQHGFNQIMVNVSHLAEEIENYFRDGQRFGVEIAYSFEGKIDDDGKLVGEAIGSAGGMRRIQDFSPFFDDTFVVLCGDALIDLDLSAAVKWHKSKGSIATIITKSVPLEEVSSYGVVVTDEDSRVIDFQEKPSQEEAISTNINTGIYIFEPEVFEYIPSGVEYDIGGQLFPKLVEVGAPFYAIAMDFEWVDIGKVPDYWRAINGVLRGEIKNVQIPGNEVAPGIYTGLNVAVNWDKVDITGPVYIGGMTRIEDGAKIVGPAMIGPNCWICNGATVENSVIFEWSRLGPGVRLVDKLVFGRYCVDKTGDAIDVQAAALDWLITDARQTPPSETPFERQAIEDLLGTNVT; this comes from the coding sequence ATGAAAGCCATGATTCTCGCGGCGGGTAAGGGTACTCGTGTGCGTCCCATTACCTATACAATTCCCAAACCGATGATTCCTATCCTGCAAAAGCCAGTGATGGAATTTCTCCTGGAACTTTTGCGCCAACATGGATTTAACCAGATTATGGTCAATGTTAGCCATTTGGCGGAGGAAATTGAAAACTATTTTCGTGACGGTCAACGGTTTGGCGTAGAAATTGCTTATTCTTTTGAAGGTAAAATTGATGATGACGGCAAACTGGTAGGAGAAGCCATTGGTTCAGCTGGTGGAATGCGGCGTATCCAAGACTTCTCACCATTCTTTGATGATACCTTTGTGGTGTTGTGTGGTGATGCTCTCATTGACCTAGATTTGTCTGCGGCTGTGAAGTGGCATAAATCTAAAGGGTCAATTGCCACCATCATTACGAAATCTGTTCCACTGGAAGAGGTTTCCAGTTATGGTGTAGTAGTCACCGACGAAGATAGTCGCGTCATAGATTTCCAAGAAAAACCCTCGCAAGAGGAAGCTATTAGCACCAACATCAACACTGGTATTTATATTTTTGAGCCAGAGGTGTTTGAGTACATCCCTTCCGGGGTGGAATATGACATTGGTGGCCAGTTATTTCCCAAATTGGTGGAAGTTGGTGCGCCCTTCTACGCCATTGCGATGGACTTTGAATGGGTCGATATTGGTAAAGTACCAGACTACTGGCGGGCAATTAATGGTGTACTACGAGGCGAAATTAAAAATGTCCAAATTCCCGGTAATGAAGTCGCTCCTGGTATCTACACTGGCTTAAATGTGGCAGTGAATTGGGACAAAGTGGATATCACAGGCCCAGTGTACATTGGTGGTATGACCAGGATTGAAGACGGGGCTAAGATTGTTGGCCCGGCAATGATTGGCCCGAATTGCTGGATATGCAATGGTGCAACAGTAGAAAACAGTGTAATTTTTGAATGGTCGCGATTAGGCCCAGGAGTCAGACTGGTTGATAAGTTAGTCTTTGGACGTTATTGCGTGGATAAAACAGGTGATGCCATAGATGTTCAAGCTGCTGCTTTAGATTGGCTGATTACTGATGCGCGTCAGACTCCGCCATCGGAAACACCTTTTGAGCGGCAAGCGATTGAGGACTTGTTGGGAACGAATGTAACTTAG
- a CDS encoding segregation/condensation protein A, producing the protein MDASELLATITHLIDQAEQGDIDPWDVQVIEVIDRYLELMAPEATAKGYESDLSQSGQAFLSASMLVLFKANTLMQLSTVDEADQNLADDALSASEDGLLHHAHRLQLERHLRRRPSAMPPPKRRVTLQELVKQLQIMANQLKLVQKSSKSVRPKRQPSAQNMRQALELAHQENLTEVAGELEQVLHCSARELFREQNCLNLEQLVDLWTQTKQPHPKNSPHESENSHTVSVFWALLLLSSQSKVELLQDEFYQEIKIRLLTDIAN; encoded by the coding sequence ATGGATGCTTCCGAGTTATTAGCAACAATCACACATCTGATTGATCAAGCAGAACAAGGCGACATTGATCCTTGGGATGTGCAGGTAATTGAGGTTATTGACCGTTACCTAGAACTAATGGCACCGGAGGCCACAGCTAAAGGCTATGAGTCCGACTTATCGCAATCGGGACAAGCATTTTTGTCAGCATCAATGCTGGTATTATTCAAAGCTAACACTTTGATGCAACTATCTACAGTAGACGAGGCAGATCAAAATTTAGCAGATGATGCTCTCTCAGCCAGTGAAGATGGCTTATTACATCATGCTCATCGTCTGCAATTAGAGCGACACCTGCGCCGCCGTCCCTCAGCAATGCCACCACCAAAGCGCCGTGTGACTCTGCAAGAGTTAGTTAAGCAATTGCAGATTATGGCCAACCAGCTCAAACTTGTGCAAAAATCCAGCAAATCTGTTCGCCCCAAGCGTCAACCCAGCGCCCAAAATATGCGACAGGCGTTAGAGTTAGCTCACCAGGAAAATCTGACAGAAGTAGCTGGGGAACTAGAGCAAGTGTTGCATTGTTCCGCAAGAGAGCTATTTAGAGAACAAAATTGTTTAAATCTAGAACAACTCGTGGATTTGTGGACTCAAACAAAGCAACCACACCCCAAGAATTCTCCCCATGAGTCAGAAAATAGCCACACAGTTAGTGTTTTCTGGGCGCTACTACTGCTCTCATCTCAATCCAAAGTCGAGTTATTACAAGACGAGTTTTACCAGGAAATTAAAATTCGGTTACTGACAGATATAGCTAATTGA
- a CDS encoding DsbA family protein, with protein sequence MNYVDLRSRRLRFVWLAGFLFFCLTFLIFPTPVQADTSHVINPQLETEVLQIIRNHPEVIKEALKAEEQRQEQQQQQAQQDFKQEIKKNPLSFIGESPVMGAKEKKIVLIEFSDFQCPYCGRVQQTLNQFMLDHQDEVALVYKHYPLSGIHPQAIPAAKAALAAGKQGKFWQYHDALFNNQDKLSEELYVAIAKYLNLDLTKFNQQRNEAEVSELIEKDQLLAEKLGISGTPFFFINGETFSGAVPLAKIESLLARVKANVQVD encoded by the coding sequence ATGAATTATGTTGATTTGCGTTCCCGGCGGCTACGGTTTGTATGGTTAGCCGGATTTTTATTTTTTTGCTTGACATTCCTCATTTTTCCTACACCTGTGCAAGCAGACACCAGTCATGTAATTAATCCCCAATTAGAAACTGAAGTTTTGCAAATTATTCGCAATCATCCAGAAGTAATTAAAGAAGCTTTAAAGGCTGAAGAACAGCGACAAGAACAGCAGCAGCAACAAGCTCAACAGGACTTCAAGCAGGAAATTAAGAAAAATCCTCTCAGTTTTATCGGTGAATCTCCTGTCATGGGAGCAAAAGAAAAAAAGATTGTGTTGATAGAGTTTTCAGATTTTCAATGTCCTTACTGTGGTAGGGTTCAGCAGACATTAAATCAGTTTATGCTTGATCATCAAGATGAAGTGGCACTCGTTTATAAACATTATCCTTTAAGTGGGATTCATCCTCAAGCTATTCCTGCGGCTAAAGCTGCATTGGCAGCCGGAAAACAAGGAAAGTTTTGGCAATATCACGATGCTTTATTTAATAACCAAGACAAATTGAGTGAAGAATTATATGTTGCGATCGCTAAATATCTTAACCTAGATTTGACAAAATTCAATCAACAACGAAATGAAGCGGAAGTCAGTGAGTTGATTGAGAAAGATCAACTGCTAGCAGAGAAATTGGGAATTAGCGGTACTCCATTCTTTTTCATTAATGGGGAAACTTTTTCTGGTGCTGTACCGTTAGCAAAAATAGAAAGTCTGCTGGCTCGTGTTAAAGCCAATGTTCAGGTAGACTAA